A genomic window from Haladaptatus caseinilyticus includes:
- a CDS encoding ornithine cyclodeaminase family protein, producing METLLLNQDAVDENTQMSELIRAIEDAFAAYATGDAQMPAKSYIDLPQYNGDFRSMPAYLEAETWDAAGIKWVNVHPDNPEQFDLPTVMGTMVYSDPETAFPLAIMDGTELTMKRTGAAAAVATDYLAVEDATSMGLIGAGVQSYTQLEAISEIRPIEEVIISDLNEEAVADFIDYFDDEFDVRAGSISEAASCDILSTVTPVESPIVSTEDLSEHTHINAMGADAEGKHELADEILLNAKLVIDDHAQTTHSGEINVPYNEGILSDDDIHGDIGDIVIGDLSGRTEDDGVTVFDSTGLAIQDVAAAHVVYEHANENDNGYPFDLLGVQ from the coding sequence ATGGAAACACTCCTACTCAATCAGGATGCTGTAGACGAGAACACACAGATGTCGGAGCTCATCCGAGCCATCGAAGACGCGTTCGCGGCGTACGCAACCGGGGACGCACAGATGCCTGCAAAATCCTACATCGACCTTCCACAGTACAACGGCGACTTCCGTTCGATGCCCGCCTACCTCGAAGCGGAGACCTGGGACGCCGCAGGCATCAAATGGGTGAACGTCCACCCAGACAATCCCGAGCAGTTCGACCTGCCAACCGTCATGGGGACGATGGTGTACAGCGACCCCGAAACCGCGTTCCCGCTGGCCATCATGGACGGGACGGAGCTGACGATGAAGCGCACCGGCGCGGCCGCCGCCGTAGCGACCGATTACCTCGCCGTCGAGGACGCAACGAGCATGGGCCTCATCGGTGCCGGTGTCCAGTCCTACACGCAGTTGGAAGCCATCTCGGAGATCCGACCCATCGAGGAGGTCATCATCAGCGACCTAAACGAGGAAGCGGTCGCGGACTTCATCGACTATTTTGACGACGAGTTCGACGTTCGCGCCGGGTCGATTTCGGAGGCCGCATCCTGTGACATCCTCTCGACCGTCACGCCCGTCGAAAGCCCGATCGTCTCCACCGAAGACCTCAGCGAGCACACACACATCAATGCGATGGGCGCGGACGCCGAGGGCAAACACGAACTCGCGGACGAAATCCTGCTGAACGCAAAACTCGTCATCGACGACCACGCACAAACGACTCACTCCGGCGAAATCAACGTTCCGTACAACGAGGGTATCCTCTCGGACGACGACATTCACGGCGACATCGGTGACATCGTCATCGGCGACCTCTCGGGTCGAACCGAGGACGACGGCGTCACCGTCTTCGACAGCACCGGACTGGCGATTCAGGACGTGGCCGCGGCACACGTCGTTTACGAACACGCAAACGAGAACGACAACGGCTACCCATTCGACCTCCTCGGCGTTCAGTAA
- the thsB gene encoding thermosome subunit beta, with translation MSQRMQGQPMIVMSEDSQRVKDKDAQEHNITAARAVADAVRSTLGPKGMDKMLVDSMGDVTITNDGVTILKEMDIDNPTAEMIIEVAETQEDEAGDGTTTAVAVTGELLKNAQDLLEQDIHPTAVIKGFHLASEKAREEVDNIAENVDTDDEDLLRKVAETSMTGKGAELNKEVLSEIIVDAVQAVTVEGTVDLEYVNIETQTGRSAGESELLEGAVIDKDPVHDNMPKSVDDAEVLLLNEAVEVEETDVDTEISINDPDQLKNFLDREEAQLKEKVEQIKETGASVVFCQKGIDDLAQHYLAKEGILAVRRVKKSDIKFLREVLNTDIVSDLDSASEVELGTGSVTRDDSDELFYVSGGDDAHGVTLLLRGSTDHVVDELERGITDALDVVAQTVSDGRVVSGGGAIEVELASRLRDYSDSVEGREQLAVEAFADSLELVPRVLAENAGLDSIDTLVDLRAAHEDGDKRAGLNVFSGDVEDTFDAGIVEPAHAKEQALSSATEAANLVLKIDDIISAGDLSTDKGGDEGAGGPPAGGMGGMGGMGGAM, from the coding sequence ATGAGTCAGCGCATGCAAGGTCAGCCGATGATCGTAATGTCCGAGGATTCCCAGCGCGTCAAAGACAAGGATGCGCAGGAACACAACATCACCGCGGCACGAGCGGTCGCGGACGCTGTACGTTCCACACTCGGTCCGAAAGGGATGGATAAAATGCTCGTCGATTCGATGGGCGACGTGACCATCACAAACGACGGTGTGACCATCCTCAAGGAGATGGACATCGACAACCCGACGGCCGAGATGATTATCGAAGTCGCCGAAACCCAAGAGGACGAAGCGGGAGACGGCACCACGACGGCCGTCGCGGTGACGGGTGAACTCCTCAAGAACGCCCAGGACCTTCTCGAACAGGACATCCACCCGACGGCGGTCATCAAGGGATTCCACCTCGCAAGCGAGAAGGCCCGCGAGGAAGTCGACAACATCGCGGAAAACGTCGATACCGACGATGAGGACCTCCTCCGAAAGGTCGCGGAAACCAGCATGACTGGCAAAGGCGCGGAACTCAACAAGGAAGTTCTCAGCGAGATCATCGTTGACGCCGTGCAAGCAGTCACCGTCGAGGGGACGGTTGACCTCGAATACGTCAACATCGAGACGCAGACCGGCCGCTCCGCGGGCGAATCCGAACTGCTCGAAGGCGCAGTCATCGACAAAGACCCCGTCCACGACAACATGCCGAAATCGGTCGATGACGCCGAGGTTCTCCTCCTCAACGAAGCCGTCGAAGTCGAAGAAACCGACGTTGACACGGAGATCTCCATCAACGACCCCGACCAGCTCAAGAACTTCCTCGACCGCGAGGAAGCACAGCTGAAAGAAAAGGTCGAGCAGATCAAGGAGACGGGCGCGAGCGTCGTCTTCTGCCAGAAAGGCATCGACGACCTCGCTCAGCACTACCTCGCAAAGGAAGGCATTCTCGCCGTCCGCCGCGTCAAAAAGAGCGACATCAAGTTCCTCCGCGAAGTCCTCAACACGGACATCGTTTCGGACCTCGACAGTGCCTCCGAGGTCGAACTCGGTACGGGTAGTGTCACCCGCGACGACAGCGACGAACTGTTCTACGTCTCGGGCGGCGACGACGCTCACGGCGTGACGCTCCTCCTGCGTGGTTCCACCGACCACGTCGTCGACGAGCTCGAGCGCGGAATTACGGACGCCCTCGACGTCGTGGCTCAGACAGTCAGCGACGGTCGTGTCGTCTCCGGCGGCGGCGCCATCGAGGTCGAACTCGCTTCGCGCCTCCGTGACTACTCCGACAGCGTCGAAGGCCGAGAACAGCTCGCAGTCGAAGCGTTCGCTGATTCGCTCGAACTCGTCCCACGCGTTCTCGCTGAGAACGCAGGACTCGACTCCATCGACACGCTGGTCGACCTCCGCGCCGCACACGAGGACGGCGACAAGCGCGCCGGTCTGAACGTCTTCAGCGGCGACGTAGAGGACACCTTCGACGCGGGCATCGTTGAACCAGCCCACGCCAAAGAGCAGGCACTCTCCAGTGCTACCGAGGCCGCGAATCTCGTGCTCAAAATAGACGACATCATCTCCGCAGGCGACCTCTCCACCGACAAGGGTGGCGACGAGGGCGCAGGCGGCCCACCAGCAGGCGGCATGGGCGGCATGGGCGGCATGGGCGGCGCGATGTGA
- a CDS encoding DUF7130 family rubredoxin-like protein — MVSDSGERPDEETDVEKIELGQKVHDEDGNKLGTIRGFDESGFYVTMREGYEALSIGHARAGHEFGEAELMWRCSNCGEMGDLDGGLPDNCPNCDVPKEDIYYWTED, encoded by the coding sequence ATGGTGAGTGACTCTGGCGAGCGACCGGACGAGGAAACCGACGTGGAGAAAATCGAACTCGGACAGAAAGTACACGACGAGGACGGGAACAAACTCGGCACCATCCGTGGCTTCGACGAGTCGGGATTCTACGTCACGATGCGGGAAGGGTACGAAGCCCTCTCCATCGGTCACGCCCGCGCGGGGCACGAATTCGGCGAAGCGGAACTGATGTGGCGCTGTTCGAACTGCGGTGAGATGGGCGACCTGGACGGTGGCCTTCCGGACAACTGCCCGAACTGTGACGTCCCGAAAGAGGACATCTACTACTGGACGGAAGACTGA
- a CDS encoding ketopantoate reductase family protein: MDIVVFGAGSLGSLVGGLLAREHGVTLVARNPHASEVHEFGLHVGGEFDFRVHPNATDNGHELRADCAVVTVKASQTDTAARELATGEFDAVLSLQNGLGNESLLAEHLDCPVLAGTASYGAVLTAPGEVECTGIGEVVLGAREGGVSDTARRVGNAFGTAGIETKIANDMPRRLWEKLAVNAAINPVTALSRVENGAVLSGDVSEIAADAARETARVARADGVELTDEDAVSAVETVAEATVSNTSSMRQDVEAGRRTEIDAINGSVIARGHEHGIETPVNRILFDLMKTWERGNVR, encoded by the coding sequence ATGGATATCGTCGTGTTCGGTGCCGGAAGTCTCGGCAGTCTTGTCGGTGGCTTGCTCGCCCGTGAGCACGGGGTAACGCTCGTCGCCCGCAATCCACACGCCAGTGAGGTGCACGAATTTGGCCTCCACGTCGGCGGCGAGTTCGACTTTCGAGTCCATCCGAACGCGACTGACAACGGACATGAACTGCGAGCCGACTGTGCCGTCGTGACCGTCAAAGCATCGCAGACAGACACGGCGGCCCGGGAATTGGCGACCGGGGAGTTCGACGCGGTTCTTTCGCTCCAAAACGGGTTGGGAAACGAGAGCCTCCTCGCCGAGCATCTCGATTGCCCGGTTCTGGCCGGAACTGCGAGCTACGGCGCGGTCCTGACCGCCCCCGGAGAAGTCGAATGCACGGGAATCGGGGAAGTCGTCCTCGGCGCGCGGGAAGGAGGCGTTTCCGACACGGCGCGCCGTGTCGGAAACGCCTTCGGCACTGCCGGAATCGAGACCAAAATAGCCAACGACATGCCGCGCAGGCTGTGGGAGAAACTCGCGGTCAACGCCGCGATCAATCCGGTGACAGCACTCTCTCGTGTCGAAAACGGAGCCGTCCTTTCGGGGGATGTCAGCGAAATCGCGGCGGATGCGGCCCGCGAAACCGCACGCGTCGCCCGCGCTGACGGCGTCGAATTGACCGATGAAGACGCCGTTTCAGCAGTCGAGACGGTCGCAGAAGCGACCGTCTCGAACACGTCCTCGATGCGGCAAGACGTGGAGGCAGGTCGACGAACCGAAATCGACGCGATAAACGGATCCGTCATCGCTCGCGGGCACGAGCACGGTATCGAAACGCCGGTGAACCGAATTTTGTTCGATCTGATGAAAACGTGGGAACGAGGCAACGTACGGTGA
- the leuS gene encoding leucine--tRNA ligase, translating to MDYDPREIESKWQSRWTEDGRYEATPSDETATFVTVPYPYPSGGMHIGHARTYTVPDVWARYRRLQGDNVLFPIAWHVTGTPIVGAVERLKNREKTQLSVLQDTYHVSDEDLSEMETPMGYARYFIENSYKRNMQSLGLSIDWRREFTTNDERYSKFITWQYETLHKRGLVEKGLHPVKFCTNEKNPVTTHDLLEGEDAEFQEYTLVKFDWDGITVPMATLRPETVYGVTNVYIDPDAAYVEANVDGERWVVSEAAAGKLELQAHDVAVGDQFAGERLVGEYVTNPITDETVPILPAEFVDSDNATGIVMSVPAHSPDDWIALQEAKTDDARMAQYGINPADIEVIEPKSIIDVERYGEFPAKDAVEEHGIEGSSDPALKEATQEVYNREFHSGTLRDMYGEYAGEVVEDVRDELKTAFQKRGSFDTMHEFSEDVVCRCGGTVEVAEQETWFLCYDDAEWKAEAHDAVARLDAIPANTREQYDHTVDWLNGWPCIRNYGLGTRLPWDDRFVIEPLSDSTIYMAYYTVAHRLAEVSPEAMDEEFFDTLFFDAGDNETARSLREEWQYWYPVDYRCSANDLVSNHLTFFLFHHAEFFEPEHWPQGITVMGMGLLEGEKMSSSKGNVVLPEEAIETYGADTVRFFLMNSAEPWQDYDWRSDEVESTQTQLRRFWNRATEAIESDAIRDDEEPLDLQRIDRWLLSKLQATVREATTALDRFETRSASQIAFYGFEEYLKWYRKRTGTNRPGARWTLRTVLDTRLRLLEPFVPFMAAELYEQLTGEPIASASWPEPNPEFESTTTEIEESLVEGLADDVRDIMDVTDTDPETIRVYVAADWKGKVLAEVVETDTNVGAVMGSVMQDEQLREKGDQVNQLVQKLVEDVRERPDDEVDALADVDELSVYEESREFFEQEFDADVEISREGEDVPDPADKAQHATPLRPAVYLE from the coding sequence ATGGACTACGACCCACGGGAAATCGAATCGAAGTGGCAGTCCCGATGGACGGAAGACGGCCGGTACGAGGCCACTCCGTCCGACGAAACTGCCACCTTCGTTACGGTGCCGTACCCGTATCCGAGCGGTGGGATGCACATCGGGCACGCACGGACGTACACCGTTCCCGACGTCTGGGCGCGCTACCGCCGTTTACAGGGCGACAACGTGCTGTTTCCAATCGCGTGGCACGTTACTGGCACGCCCATCGTCGGCGCCGTCGAACGCCTGAAAAATCGCGAGAAAACGCAGTTGTCAGTGCTACAGGACACCTATCACGTCTCCGACGAGGATTTGTCCGAAATGGAGACACCGATGGGGTACGCTCGCTACTTCATCGAAAACAGTTACAAGAGAAACATGCAGTCGCTGGGGTTGTCCATCGACTGGCGACGGGAGTTCACGACGAACGACGAGCGCTACTCGAAGTTCATCACGTGGCAGTACGAAACCCTGCACAAACGCGGCCTGGTCGAGAAAGGACTGCATCCCGTGAAATTCTGCACGAACGAGAAGAATCCAGTCACGACCCACGACCTGCTGGAAGGTGAGGATGCCGAGTTCCAGGAGTACACCCTCGTAAAATTCGATTGGGATGGAATCACGGTTCCGATGGCGACCCTGCGACCCGAGACGGTGTACGGCGTGACGAACGTCTACATCGACCCCGATGCGGCATACGTCGAGGCGAACGTGGACGGAGAGCGATGGGTCGTTTCCGAAGCGGCGGCCGGGAAACTGGAACTGCAAGCCCACGATGTGGCGGTTGGCGACCAGTTCGCGGGTGAACGACTCGTCGGAGAGTACGTCACAAACCCGATTACGGACGAAACGGTGCCGATACTGCCTGCGGAGTTCGTTGATAGCGACAATGCGACTGGTATCGTGATGTCCGTCCCGGCCCACAGTCCCGACGATTGGATTGCTCTGCAGGAAGCGAAGACCGACGACGCTCGGATGGCGCAGTATGGCATCAACCCTGCGGATATCGAGGTCATCGAACCCAAATCCATCATCGACGTGGAGCGCTACGGCGAGTTCCCCGCGAAAGACGCTGTCGAAGAACACGGTATCGAGGGCTCTTCCGACCCGGCATTGAAAGAGGCCACACAGGAGGTGTACAACCGCGAGTTCCACAGCGGAACACTGCGCGACATGTACGGCGAGTACGCCGGTGAGGTCGTCGAGGACGTGCGTGACGAGTTGAAAACGGCGTTTCAGAAACGAGGTTCGTTCGACACGATGCACGAGTTCAGCGAGGACGTCGTCTGTCGCTGTGGCGGTACCGTGGAAGTCGCGGAACAGGAAACGTGGTTTCTGTGCTATGATGACGCCGAATGGAAGGCGGAAGCTCACGACGCTGTCGCCCGATTGGACGCGATTCCGGCGAATACCCGCGAACAGTACGACCACACCGTCGATTGGCTGAACGGGTGGCCTTGCATTCGGAACTACGGGTTGGGGACGCGCCTGCCGTGGGACGACCGGTTCGTCATCGAACCGCTGTCGGATTCGACCATCTATATGGCCTACTACACCGTCGCCCATCGATTGGCGGAGGTTTCGCCGGAAGCGATGGACGAGGAGTTTTTCGACACGTTGTTTTTCGATGCTGGTGACAACGAAACTGCCCGTTCCCTCCGCGAGGAGTGGCAGTACTGGTATCCCGTCGATTACCGCTGCTCCGCGAACGATTTGGTCAGCAACCACCTGACCTTCTTCCTGTTTCACCACGCGGAGTTCTTCGAACCGGAACACTGGCCGCAGGGCATCACCGTGATGGGAATGGGTTTGCTGGAAGGTGAGAAGATGTCTTCCTCGAAAGGGAATGTCGTCTTGCCGGAGGAGGCCATCGAGACGTACGGTGCCGATACGGTGCGCTTTTTCCTGATGAACAGCGCTGAACCGTGGCAGGATTACGATTGGCGAAGCGATGAGGTCGAGAGCACACAGACCCAACTGCGACGGTTCTGGAACCGCGCTACCGAAGCGATCGAGTCGGACGCAATCAGGGACGACGAGGAACCCCTCGACCTGCAGCGGATCGACCGCTGGTTGCTGTCGAAACTGCAAGCGACGGTGCGGGAGGCGACGACGGCGTTGGATCGGTTCGAAACGCGAAGCGCGAGTCAGATCGCCTTCTACGGCTTTGAGGAATACCTGAAGTGGTATCGAAAGCGCACCGGGACAAATCGTCCGGGTGCACGCTGGACACTGCGAACCGTTCTCGATACTCGCCTGCGCCTGTTAGAACCCTTCGTTCCGTTTATGGCGGCGGAACTGTACGAGCAGTTGACGGGCGAACCAATCGCTTCAGCGTCGTGGCCCGAGCCGAACCCGGAGTTCGAGAGTACCACGACTGAAATCGAGGAGTCGCTGGTCGAAGGATTGGCCGACGACGTGCGCGACATCATGGACGTGACGGACACCGACCCCGAGACGATTCGAGTGTACGTCGCCGCCGACTGGAAAGGAAAAGTCCTCGCCGAAGTCGTCGAAACCGACACGAACGTCGGTGCCGTGATGGGAAGCGTCATGCAGGACGAACAACTGCGCGAGAAAGGCGACCAAGTGAACCAACTCGTGCAAAAACTGGTCGAAGACGTGCGCGAACGACCAGACGATGAAGTTGACGCGCTGGCCGACGTTGACGAACTGTCGGTGTACGAGGAGAGTCGGGAGTTCTTCGAACAGGAATTCGACGCCGACGTGGAAATCTCCCGCGAAGGTGAGGACGTGCCCGACCCTGCCGACAAGGCACAGCATGCGACGCCACTGCGACCAGCCGTGTATCTGGAGTAG
- a CDS encoding DUF7535 family protein, translated as MSQGDSGTQPVKKAIRTVTPSYRGHPDSEMNAIGIALFLGLVVLMVPLLPFLVIVWLISKLTEAFAQKAPIGEEE; from the coding sequence ATGAGTCAAGGGGATTCGGGGACACAGCCAGTGAAGAAGGCGATTCGGACGGTCACGCCATCCTATCGTGGGCACCCGGACAGCGAAATGAACGCTATCGGAATCGCGCTGTTCCTCGGGCTAGTCGTACTGATGGTTCCACTGTTACCGTTTCTGGTAATCGTGTGGCTCATCTCAAAACTGACCGAAGCATTCGCACAGAAAGCGCCGATAGGCGAGGAGGAATAG
- the rtcA gene encoding RNA 3'-terminal phosphate cyclase — protein MHSLDGSSGGGQLLRSAVSLSALSGEPFRMTGIRTNRSNPGLRPQHLAAVRAVARVCNAELYGDAVGSEAVSFRPKAVEGNRFEIDVGTAGSTTLVFDTLLPLAVSLDRPLAVTVTGGTDVRWSPTIDYFREVKLPLCRQFGLQVGIDSSRTGYYPSGGGEATLWLAPSSFSRIELADRGSLSGVRIYSKASTSLAQRNVAERQLETAYTHLRAAGHSVLERRTTYAKSNSPGTSLLVRADYDSDGRYSLAGFDVVGERGVPAEDIAKRAVSAFSAFHSGRGVVDVNMADQLLVFLALAGGRVTVPRVSEHVETSLELLSAFGYDVSLVRNTRFTIVGK, from the coding sequence ATGCACTCGCTCGACGGTTCGTCCGGAGGCGGGCAACTGCTTCGCTCTGCAGTTTCGCTTTCCGCGCTCTCCGGCGAACCGTTTCGGATGACTGGAATCCGAACCAATCGCTCGAACCCCGGTCTCAGACCGCAACATCTCGCCGCCGTGCGCGCCGTGGCTCGCGTCTGTAACGCAGAACTTTACGGCGATGCGGTCGGCTCCGAGGCGGTGTCATTTCGGCCGAAGGCGGTCGAAGGCAACCGATTCGAAATCGATGTTGGAACGGCCGGAAGTACGACACTCGTTTTCGATACGCTCCTTCCGCTTGCGGTGTCACTCGATCGGCCCCTCGCGGTAACGGTCACGGGAGGTACGGACGTTCGTTGGTCACCGACGATAGACTACTTTCGCGAAGTCAAACTCCCGCTCTGTCGTCAGTTCGGGCTCCAAGTTGGCATCGATAGCAGTCGAACTGGATATTATCCCTCGGGGGGTGGCGAGGCGACGTTGTGGCTCGCTCCCTCGTCGTTTTCACGAATCGAACTGGCCGACCGCGGGTCACTCTCGGGAGTACGGATCTACTCGAAAGCGTCCACGTCGTTGGCACAACGGAACGTCGCAGAACGACAGTTAGAGACCGCATATACCCATCTCCGCGCTGCTGGCCATTCCGTACTCGAACGTCGAACGACCTACGCGAAATCGAACTCACCCGGAACTTCCCTGCTCGTGCGTGCCGATTACGATTCCGACGGCCGCTACTCCCTTGCCGGATTCGATGTCGTCGGTGAGCGCGGTGTTCCTGCTGAAGACATCGCAAAGCGTGCCGTGAGCGCGTTTTCCGCATTTCACAGCGGCCGTGGCGTGGTAGACGTGAATATGGCCGACCAACTGCTCGTCTTTCTCGCACTTGCGGGCGGGCGAGTCACCGTTCCTCGGGTCAGTGAACACGTCGAAACGAGTCTCGAACTGCTATCCGCGTTCGGCTACGACGTTTCACTCGTCCGTAACACACGTTTCACCATCGTCGGAAAGTAG
- the hsp14 gene encoding archaeal heat shock protein Hsp14 produces MTRRKNPFDDLEEMFERMSRQFEDIGSQFGGGRMDWQAGAISVDVADHDDEFVVTADLPGFEKDDIDVTLRDNRLRISAEQESEIEEGDEEYIRQERSQRSMSRTITLPDPVDESSVSAEYRNGVLTITLPKLGGSDESHSIDVN; encoded by the coding sequence ATGACACGACGAAAAAATCCATTCGACGATTTAGAAGAGATGTTCGAACGCATGAGCAGACAGTTCGAGGATATAGGGAGCCAATTCGGTGGCGGCAGGATGGACTGGCAGGCCGGTGCGATATCGGTCGATGTGGCCGACCACGATGATGAGTTCGTGGTCACCGCCGATCTACCAGGGTTCGAAAAAGATGACATCGACGTCACGCTCCGGGACAACCGCCTCCGAATCTCGGCGGAACAGGAATCGGAAATCGAGGAGGGTGACGAGGAGTACATCCGTCAGGAACGCAGTCAGCGGTCGATGAGTCGAACCATCACGCTTCCCGACCCGGTGGACGAATCGAGCGTCTCCGCGGAGTACCGAAACGGCGTCCTAACGATTACGCTTCCGAAACTCGGCGGAAGCGACGAATCGCACTCCATCGACGTCAACTGA
- the pheA gene encoding prephenate dehydratase has product MEAVTLGPAGTYSHRAARAVADDVVFRESVTTIVETVADGEFARGVVPIENSIEGSVTGTLDALAENDIAVVRELVTPIRHALIAQDSDFETVASHAQALAQCRAYLEEEYPDAKREAVASTARGVERARADPSVAAIAHPDNANELSILAEDIQERTSNATRFFVVAPASERSRAGGKTSLVVYPNANHPGLLLSLLEPFAKRDINLTRVESRPSGERLGDYVFHVDFEAGLYEKRTEKAVAEVEALAENGWVRRLGSYDTEHVLFGSA; this is encoded by the coding sequence ATGGAGGCAGTCACGCTCGGTCCGGCAGGTACCTACTCGCATCGTGCCGCACGTGCAGTTGCGGACGATGTCGTATTCCGCGAGTCGGTTACTACCATCGTGGAAACGGTCGCCGATGGGGAATTCGCCCGCGGTGTCGTCCCGATCGAAAACAGCATCGAAGGGAGCGTTACGGGAACGCTCGACGCCCTCGCCGAGAACGATATCGCCGTCGTCCGCGAACTCGTCACGCCGATTCGGCACGCTCTCATCGCACAGGATTCCGACTTCGAGACGGTCGCCAGCCACGCACAGGCTCTTGCACAGTGCCGCGCGTACCTCGAAGAGGAGTATCCCGACGCGAAGCGGGAGGCAGTCGCCAGCACTGCCCGCGGCGTCGAACGTGCACGTGCAGACCCCTCCGTGGCAGCGATCGCGCATCCGGACAACGCCAACGAACTGTCCATCCTCGCCGAAGACATTCAGGAACGAACCTCGAACGCGACGCGGTTTTTCGTCGTCGCGCCAGCGAGCGAGCGCTCACGCGCGGGGGGCAAAACCTCCCTCGTCGTCTATCCGAACGCGAACCACCCCGGACTTCTGCTCTCGCTGCTCGAACCGTTCGCCAAGCGCGATATCAATCTCACACGGGTCGAATCGCGTCCGAGCGGTGAGCGCCTCGGGGACTACGTCTTCCACGTGGATTTCGAAGCGGGGCTGTACGAGAAACGCACCGAAAAAGCCGTCGCCGAAGTCGAAGCGTTGGCTGAGAACGGATGGGTTCGTAGGCTCGGTTCGTACGATACCGAACACGTCCTGTTCGGGTCGGCGTGA
- a CDS encoding peroxiredoxin, with protein sequence MTLKAGDSAPDVTAENQHGETVSPDFESPTVVYFYPRDDTPGCTVEAKQFDTELETYHDAGVTVYGVSTDDVESHEAFAEKFGLDFDLLADTDGAIADAFGVTVEDDFTERTTFVLADGEVQAVYGGVDPDGHARDVLSDMLDDDLVALN encoded by the coding sequence ATGACGCTCAAAGCAGGCGATAGCGCGCCCGACGTGACCGCGGAAAATCAACACGGCGAGACGGTCTCGCCCGATTTCGAATCCCCGACGGTCGTCTACTTTTATCCCCGCGACGACACGCCGGGTTGTACCGTGGAAGCGAAGCAGTTCGACACGGAACTGGAGACGTACCACGACGCTGGTGTGACGGTTTACGGCGTCTCGACCGACGACGTGGAAAGCCACGAGGCTTTCGCGGAAAAGTTCGGCCTCGATTTCGACCTGCTCGCGGATACGGATGGAGCGATTGCGGATGCGTTCGGCGTGACAGTCGAGGACGACTTTACGGAGCGAACCACGTTCGTCCTCGCTGATGGCGAGGTACAGGCGGTTTACGGCGGCGTTGATCCCGATGGCCACGCTCGGGACGTGTTATCGGACATGCTCGACGACGACCTTGTCGCTTTGAACTGA